CCCGAGCCGACCGGCTCCCTGGGCTGGCTGGCCCTAGGTGGCTTGGTGCTGGGGTGGCCCCTAGCTCTGCGGCCGCAGAGCTAGGGGCCACCGGCTCGCCCTTCCTGTGCCCCTTTCCATCGCCCATAAAAATCGCGGGCAGTGCCTGGGCACGACCCGCGATCGCCTTTTAGAATTTTTCGACCCTAGCGCACCGTGGTGATGCTATCGGTTTTCTTCTGGAAGAGCTCGGTGAAGATGCTCAGCACCGTCCGCTTGCGGACTTTGATGTTGGCGCTGATGGACATACCGGACTGGAGAGGCACTTCTTTACCTTTGATCTTGAGAGACTGCTGCTCCAGGCGAATCTTGGCCGGGAAGGTGTAGAAGGGCTTGATGTCGGTGGGCGGCAGGGCGTCCGAGCCAATTTCGACCAGAGTGCCTTTGACATCCCCAAACTCGCTGTAGGGGAAGGAGTCAATGCGCACATCCACTTTCATCTCCGGCTCAACAAAGCCGATGTCCTGATTGGTGATGTCGACTTTGGCAATCAGGCTGTCTTCGGGCACCAGCTTCAGGATCGGCTCGCTGGTGTTGGCCACAAAGCCCGGTCCGCCCGCCTGGAGGTCGAAGATCACGCCGTCTACGGGCGCTTTGATCTCCTGGTAGCGCAGGGTGAGGGCTGCCTGCTCGAGCTGGCCGTCGATCTCGGCGATGCGCTTTTCATTGTCAACGACGGCGCGGCTGATCTGGCTGTCGATCTCGGCAATGCGCTTTTCGTTGTCGGCGAGCTGGGTGAAGAGGTCTTTGCCCGCGAAGGCAACGGTGTTTTGCAGGCGCTCTTGGGCCTGGGCGATCGCCAGCTTCAGGCGCTGCTGGGATTCGGTGAGGCGCTGCACCTCGGACTGGCCCGTGCGCACCTCGAGCTGCTGCTGAAGCACTTGCAGGCGAGCAATTCCGCCGTCCTCCAGCAGCGGCTCGACGTTCCCCAAAATTTCTTGGTTCACCGCCAGCGAGTCTTTGGCGCTCGCGAGCTGAACGTCGTTTTCTCGCAGCTGGCGCTCCAGCTGACCCACCTCTAGCTCGGCGGCCGCTACCCGCGATCGCAGCTCTGACTGGCTATTTTGCAGGCGGGCGACCTGCTCCGCGCTCAGGCTGGCCGCTCCGCTGGTATCCCCCAGCTGCAAGCGATAGAGGCGATTTTCAGAGACGAGGGTCGCGCGGCTCTTGGTAAGAGAGGCCATGGCGGGGGAGATATTTAGCCGGGCAATCTGGGCTTCGATCTCCACTGGCGTCAGAGTCTGGCTGGTCTGGGTGCGATAGAACTGGTTTTCCTGAACCAGCTTGGCGCGAATGCTTTGCAGGGACTCTAGCTGAGCCTTGGAGGCAGTCGGGTCAAAGCTAATCAGCAGATCGCCCGCCTTGACGCGATCGCCGTCTTTGACGTGGACCGTTTTTACCACGCCGCCCACGGGAGCCTGGACCTCTTTCACCGCGCCGGTAGGCTCCAGC
This genomic stretch from Geitlerinema sp. PCC 7407 harbors:
- a CDS encoding HlyD family efflux transporter periplasmic adaptor subunit, with the protein product MTQSNGKNGTHTANGTNGSRHAAPIAVTPAQPGPSIISIEEEMRPASFDKPVVLQQSPLWSRAIVWTIVGVTSSLLVWAAFAEVEQAIPARGKLEPTGAVKEVQAPVGGVVKTVHVKDGDRVKAGDLLISFDPTASKAQLESLQSIRAKLVQENQFYRTQTSQTLTPVEIEAQIARLNISPAMASLTKSRATLVSENRLYRLQLGDTSGAASLSAEQVARLQNSQSELRSRVAAAELEVGQLERQLRENDVQLASAKDSLAVNQEILGNVEPLLEDGGIARLQVLQQQLEVRTGQSEVQRLTESQQRLKLAIAQAQERLQNTVAFAGKDLFTQLADNEKRIAEIDSQISRAVVDNEKRIAEIDGQLEQAALTLRYQEIKAPVDGVIFDLQAGGPGFVANTSEPILKLVPEDSLIAKVDITNQDIGFVEPEMKVDVRIDSFPYSEFGDVKGTLVEIGSDALPPTDIKPFYTFPAKIRLEQQSLKIKGKEVPLQSGMSISANIKVRKRTVLSIFTELFQKKTDSITTVR